The genomic DNA CGCTCGTTGGGATAGGAAATATGCAGCGACAGGTGATAACGGCTGTCCTTGTTCCGTGAATCTATGGCATAGATCCCCTCCGGGGTCTTGTTGTCACCCTGTTTCTCCTTTGGACCGTCAGGGTTCCCCCCCAAGGCAATTTTGTAGGTTTTTAGCACCTCGCCCTTGGAGAACAGGGTCAAGCGGCGCTGCTTTTTTTCAATCAGGATCCTGTCTGCCGACCCCTTCTGGATTGCCAGGCCAGCAGCCTTTTGTTCCAGTGCTGCAATCTTTTGCTGCAGCAGCTCGATCTCGGTCTCCTTGAGTTTCACCTGTTGCTGGAGAGCAGCAACTTCCTGGCGGAGCGTCTCGTTGAGTTGTTGCTGCCCGGCAATCGTCCGGTCTTTAGCCGTAACATTGTTGAGGTAAAAGACCATCATTTCACTGTCCTGCCGATAGCCGCTCCCCGGGTAATCCTTTATCAGCTTCTGAAAACATTCCAGGGCCTTCTGATAATCTTTTTGCTCGTTCTGCGGATGGGCATAAACAATAGCCATCTCGAACAGCACCCGATCCGTTGTGGCAGGATATTTTTCAATGATCTCTTGATATTTGCTCAGAGAGGCCGGATAGCTCCCCTGACTGAAGAGTGTGTTCGCTTCTTCAAAGGTCGACTTGGCCTTAAAATCGTCACTGAAGTGGCTGCAGCCGCAGATCAGGACCATCGCGACGCCGATAAAGAGCCGACCAATCCGGGCACGAATCCTGTGTGACGGCCAGAGTCCGACAGCTAGCCCAATGTGGCTAATTCCCCTTGCACGCATCGCTTTCCCCTACGCAAAAGCATCAAAAAAAGTCTCAGAGCTGCAATCCTAACCAGCTAATGAAATGGCAGGGTTTTGCCCCTGCCATTCATTATCGGCAAATCTTACTTCCTCATTGATTTCTGGAAAACGGCTTCGGCTTTTGCCGCCTTTTCATCGGCAATCCGTTCCTTTTCAGCGGCTACCTTTTCCCGCTCCTCCGCTGCCTTCACCGCATTTTCGACGCGGGCGGCGGCAGCGTCTGCCTGCAATCTGGCGGCATCAGCTGCTGCCTTGGCAGCCTGTGCATCCTGCACTGCCTGATCGGCTTTAGCCCCAATCAGCTTTTCCTGCGCCTGCACTTGCTCAAGTTCCCTTGTTGTTGCACAGCCGGTCAACGCGGCAAAAGCAAGCACTATCGCGATCCCCAAAAGACTTTTCTTCATTTTTGTCACCTCCGTTTAGTTAAGTCCCCTCAGCAAAATGAGAGGACATGCACCGCTCACCGCATCTCCGACCTGAGATAAAGCGGCAGCGACTAGCCCTGCTGGTCAGGCTCAATCAAGATCCCGTCTATTTCCAAATCTATTTTCAAGCGTTTTACCGCATCCCTGGCCGCACTGATATCGGGAAACGGGCCGGCAATTACCCGGTGGCTGTCGTTCTTTGCCAATACCCGTGCCGGGATCGGTGGCCCCTGGTGGTTAATGATGGCGGCAAGCCGCAAAGCATCGGTCTCGTCACGCACAGTAGCCGCCAGCACATACCAGGCATCAGGTTTCAGTTCCGGTAATTCCGGTCGTCCGTACAGTTTGGCCGGGTGTGCAACTGCGATCGGCGGTTCGGCCTCTGTTGCGGCTCCTTGTCTCATCGCAAAGATGGGCACTGGAATTCCCTGGGCCGCCAGCTGAACCTCCTTGACTTTTTTCCAGTCAAGCGTAGTCGCCGCTTTCTTTTCGAGGTCCCGCAATTTTGCGTAAACCTTCTCCAGCTCAGCAACACCTGAGTCTTCCTGGGGCTTATGTGCCTCCAGATACAGCACCCCATCTTGTTGGCCGAGGAGATAGGGCTGGTTAACAATCACGACCGGAGTCTTTACCGGGGTGTCGTCGTAGAGCATCTGCACATTTTCCGGATAAAGCCGCAAACAGCCATTGCTTGCCTTAAGGCCGATGCTGGCCGGTTTATTGGTGCCATGGATCAAATAGCCTGCTTTGCTCAAATAGAGCGCGCGGTCCCCCAGGGGGTTCAGAGGCCCCGGCGGAACCTTTGCCGGCAGGGGATCCCCTTTTTTCCGATGATCTTCGGCAATGGACGCAGGCACATACCAGGTCGGTCGGGTTGCCTTGCGTTGCACGTACATCTGACCGGTGGGGGTGGGGCGCTCTTTGGTGCCGATGCCTACCGGGTAGGTCGTCACCGCCAGCGAGTTACCATCACCTTTGAAGTGAAACAGCCGCATGGTGGCCAAGTTAATCACGATCCCCTTGCGCGGGGCGTCCGGCAGGATGAAATTCAGCGGCAATACCACGCGCGCTCCGGGTTCCGGCACCCAGACATCAACGCCGGGATTGGCTGCGCTGATGGCAGTGAGTCCCAGGCCGAAGTGCCGGGCAATATCCGGCAGGGTGTCTCCCGGTTCCAGCCTCACGGTAGCCAGCCGGCCAATGACGTCGTCGCCACGGGCCACGGAAAATTCGTTCTTCTCGATATCCTGGGCAAGCGGGCCGGAGAACAGCGCCGAATCGCCCTTAACGCTTTTCATAACGGCACAGCCATTGAGAGTTGCCAGGACCAGACATAGCGCCAGCAGGCGCAGTCCTAAATTTGCTAAGCGTGACAGATCAATGATTCGGCACATGGGTTGAATGAGGTCCCTTTCCCAACAATGTTCTTGATAAAAAAATGCCGGGCCCGAACATCGCGTGATATTTCGGCAACCCGGCTGTCTCAGTGAGACCCTGTAGGCTTTCCGCCCCACCCTCGCGGGTGGTTGAGTATTATCGCTTACCACCAATTTTAAGCTTTGCCGCACCTGGCTTGTTCGACCTCGACTGACTGATTTGACAACAAAAAAGCCGAGGCCAAATATCGTGTGATATTTCGGCAACCCGGCTGTCTCGGTGAGACCCTATAGGCTTTCCGCCCCATTCTTGCGAATGGTTGAGTATTATCGTCTATCGCTCAAGCAATTTTCAAGCATTGCTATCATTTCTATCGTGGCTTGTCAATAGTTTCCCAAAGTGATGCTGGAGCCATTTCCACCTCTATTCTGCTTGCAACGGCGCAGACAAAGCGACAAGAGGTGACTTTGTGCAAAATAGGTTGTGCTTAATTTTCAAAATGTGCGATTCTTAGCCGCCCGCACAACAATGTGCCGATGAAAGCAACCGGACAACCAGGCGAAAGAGCACAATGACAGTACACCAGCATTCCTTTCACAAACTCACCCCTGACTTTGTCATGGACGCCGTCGAGAGCCAGGGGTTTCACTGCGATTGCCGCAATCTTAGCCTGAACAGCTACGAGAACCGCGTCTATCAGGTCGGCATTGAGGATGCCAAGCCGCTGATCGCCAAGTTCTACCGTTCCGGGCGCTGGTCTTCCCAGCAGATCATCGAGGAGCACCAGTTCAGCCTCGAACTTG from Geoanaerobacter pelophilus includes the following:
- a CDS encoding L,D-transpeptidase family protein, which codes for MRARGISHIGLAVGLWPSHRIRARIGRLFIGVAMVLICGCSHFSDDFKAKSTFEEANTLFSQGSYPASLSKYQEIIEKYPATTDRVLFEMAIVYAHPQNEQKDYQKALECFQKLIKDYPGSGYRQDSEMMVFYLNNVTAKDRTIAGQQQLNETLRQEVAALQQQVKLKETEIELLQQKIAALEQKAAGLAIQKGSADRILIEKKQRRLTLFSKGEVLKTYKIALGGNPDGPKEKQGDNKTPEGIYAIDSRNKDSRYHLSLHISYPNERDKKRARQLGVAPGGDIMIHGIKNGFSWVGDMHTGIDWTKGCIAVTDEEIEEIAKAVPNGTVVEIKP
- a CDS encoding Lpp/OprI family alanine-zipper lipoprotein translates to MKKSLLGIAIVLAFAALTGCATTRELEQVQAQEKLIGAKADQAVQDAQAAKAAADAARLQADAAAARVENAVKAAEEREKVAAEKERIADEKAAKAEAVFQKSMRK
- a CDS encoding L,D-transpeptidase family protein, which produces MCRIIDLSRLANLGLRLLALCLVLATLNGCAVMKSVKGDSALFSGPLAQDIEKNEFSVARGDDVIGRLATVRLEPGDTLPDIARHFGLGLTAISAANPGVDVWVPEPGARVVLPLNFILPDAPRKGIVINLATMRLFHFKGDGNSLAVTTYPVGIGTKERPTPTGQMYVQRKATRPTWYVPASIAEDHRKKGDPLPAKVPPGPLNPLGDRALYLSKAGYLIHGTNKPASIGLKASNGCLRLYPENVQMLYDDTPVKTPVVIVNQPYLLGQQDGVLYLEAHKPQEDSGVAELEKVYAKLRDLEKKAATTLDWKKVKEVQLAAQGIPVPIFAMRQGAATEAEPPIAVAHPAKLYGRPELPELKPDAWYVLAATVRDETDALRLAAIINHQGPPIPARVLAKNDSHRVIAGPFPDISAARDAVKRLKIDLEIDGILIEPDQQG